One part of the Ranitomeya imitator isolate aRanImi1 chromosome 10, aRanImi1.pri, whole genome shotgun sequence genome encodes these proteins:
- the TIMM8B gene encoding mitochondrial import inner membrane translocase subunit Tim8 B: MEGFDSDLDLSGVGASPAESAELQRMLAVEQQKAQFTSQVHKFMDVCWDKCMERPSTKLDSRTEGCLVSCVERFIDTTLSITNRFAQIVQKGT, encoded by the exons ATGGAGGGCTTTGATTCGGACCTTGACTTGTCCGGGGTGGGCGCTAGTCCCGCGGAGTCGGCGGAGCTGCAGAGGATGCTGGCTGTGGAGCAGCAGAAGGCGCAGTTCACATCTCAG GTCCACAAATTCATGGACGTGTGCTGGGACAAGTGTATGGAGCGTCCGAGCACAAAGCTGGACTCCAGAACGGAGGGCTGCCTGGTGAGCTGCGTGGAGCGCTTCATCGACACCACCCTGTCCATTACCAATCGCTTCGCTCAGATCGTACAGAAAGGAACTTAG
- the SDHD gene encoding succinate dehydrogenase [ubiquinone] cytochrome b small subunit, mitochondrial codes for MAALVRVGAVCRAGRVFPFSKSLLIRPAAILPQDRSSLPASPGRPASTKASLHWTGERAVSVVLLGLIPAAYMYPGAAMDYSLAAALALHGHWGLGQVLTDYVHGEAKVKLANAGLLALSSLTFAGLCYFNYHDVGICKAVAMLWSL; via the exons ATGGCGGCTCTGGTGAgagtgggcgctgtgtgcagggcagGCAGAG TTTTCCCCTTTAGTAAATCCTTGTTGATTCGACCGGCCGCCATATTGCCACAAGACAGAAGTTCTTTACCAGCGTCCCCAGGCCGTCCTG cctcCACCAAAGCCTCCCTGCACTGGACCGGTGAGAGAGCGGTGAGCGTTGTTCTCCTAGGCCTTATACCTGCGGCGTATATGTATCCTGGAGCCGCTATGGACTATTCTCTGGCCGCAGCTCTTGCCCTTCATGGACATTG GGGTCTCGGGCAGGTGCTGACGGACTACGTTCACGGAGAGGCGAAGGTAAAGCTGGCTAACGCCGGACTGCTGGCTCTTTCGTCATTAACATTTGCCGGTCTTTGCTATTTCAACTACCACGATGTGGGCATCTGCAAAGCGGTGGCCATGCTGTGGAGTCTATGA
- the LOC138651748 gene encoding uncharacterized protein isoform X3 codes for MALPGISGTITIQTPKKKRERFSDAENQKLLDTIITHVEKLFGPKPVNASGRAAIWDEVVKGVNKVGGMRRTVQECKKRWHDYRRKIKQVIDNLKEQSWMGGPTVPLSDVLTKRQLRVAQFFKLDASDAKRNKTHQESSSDIGECVSSNDSALSSTFIIESDDEIMPSQNKPLLPMTSLPSTSHQDKFISQSHEEPQAAKETRDPPSNTKAADKPIPPYTAPESQLLLETQMDQLAAQQKDMMEALKSIQKTATKSLNVQNKMYNLVKVSFLELQKTLLSGQKTSRDRSGILELSLNSLHAKLDEMNSALRVQQLQEMMSSDESELSGTQEIRSTPTAAYAPAAKSTPTNTQARKRPSDQSASPMDSMKKKKISK; via the exons ATGGCTCTCCCCGGGATCAGTGGAACAATCACAATACAAACACccaagaaaaaaagagaaaggtTTAGTGATGCCGAGAACCAGAAACTTCTAGACACAATCATAACGCATGTTGAGAAACTCTTTGGACCTAAACCAGTCAACGCATCTGGCAGAGCGGCCATctgggatgaggtggtgaagggggTTAATAAAGTAGGTGGCATGAGGCGCACAGTCCAAGAATGCAAGAAGCGATGGCATGACTATAGGAGGAAAATCAAGCAAGTTATTGATAATTTGAAGGAGCAGTCTTGGATGGGTGGCCCGACGGTGCCTCTTTCCGATGTCTTAACCAAACGGCAGCTAAGGGTCGCTCAGTTTTTTAAATTGGATGCCAGTGACGCCAAAAGAAATAAAACGCATCAAGAATCTTCATCGGATATCG GAGAATGTGTTTCATCTAATGACTCTGCGCTTTCCTCCACCTTTATCATCGAGTCTGATGACGAAATAATGCCCAGCCAGAACAAACCCCTTCTGCCAATGACTTCCTTGCCAAGTACTAGTCATCAGGATAAGTTCATTTCTCAGTCTCACGAGGAGCCTCAGGCTGCGAAAGAAACAAGAGATCCTCCGAGCAATACCAAGGCAGCAGATAAGCCCATACCGCCATATACTGCCCCCGAGTCCCAACTACTATTGGAGACCCAGATGGATCAGTTAGCGGCTCAGCAAAAGGATATGATGGAGGCGTTAAAAAGCATTCAGAAGACTGCAACCAAGAGTCTGAACGTCCAGAACAAAATGTACAACCTTGTAAAGGTCAGCTTTCTAGAGCTGCAGAAAACCCTTCTATCCGGTCAGAAGACGTCACGTGATCGCAGCGGGATCTTGGAACTCAGTCTGAACAGTCTCCACGCTAAACTAGACGAGATGAACAGCGCCCTCAGAGTCCAACAGCTTCAAGAAATGATGTCCAGTGATGAGTCAGAGCTGAGCGGCACCCAAGAGATCAGATCTACTCCTACCGCTGCGTACGCACCAGCAGCAAAGTCTACACCTACCAATACTCAAGCAAGGAAGAGGCCATCGGACCAGTCCGCTTCACCGATGGattcaatgaaaaagaaaaaaatatcaaaatga